TAAAGAACTGTTCAGAGCCGGAGCATCTTGAACACTTTCAAGAAGAGGACAAATCTCATGGGCTGACATATACCATTCAGCATCTTGCCAAGTAGCCGATTTTCCAATGCTACTCACACTTGGTAGCGGTAGTTTGTCTAGCTCAGCGAGTGCTTCTAGACGAGCCGACTTTGTTCCTGTTTTAAACTTATTTCTGAGCTTTTCATTACTTGGGTCAATCAGTTGAAATAGCTCTCGTGTCGTCAGCAGAGGAGAATTTCTAGGTGACAACGCTTCTATACGAGGTTTCTTTAATACCTCTATCAAGCTATCGGTTGCTGTATTATCGCTAATTTGTATCATTAACTGTGCAAGAAGTTCGAGATTTACAGGCGTACCAGCAGGCAAGTTTTGTAAAACTCCAGTTGGCAATGAGCGATTCTTTTCTTTTAAAGAAACAATAGTTTCTCTTTTTAATTCGCCTTTTTTTATCGCATCTTCATAAGTTTTTAAAACCAGTAACTTAAAAGTCGAACCGACAGCCATAGGAGTTTTATCGTTTTCTACAACCACAGGCTTGTTATCTACAATAACTAAAAGAGATGTTTTACCGATTGCATTTTCATGTAGATCTTTAACCATTTCGTCTAGGCTTATTGTCTTAAAATGAGGCGCGCTAAACCAAAGAGTACTAATTTGTCCTTGCTCATTTAAGCTAATTGAAACGGGTAATTCTCCCTTTTCGAAATTAATAGTCCCAGAGCCATTTGAAACATTAATACTTTTAAGAGCACCTAAAGAGACTTTTAAATCATCAACAATTTTTTGAATTTGTGTGATGGGAACTTGTCCTAAAAATTGAGGGCTAAATAAAGAAGCTTCTATGGGTTTATCTGCAAAAATTAATGAAAGTGTAGTCGATAAATTATCCATTTTTTGTTCTGTCGCTGCATGAGTAGTAGAAATAACAATAGGGGAAACATTCAAAGCCGTAACACCTACAGCAAAAAATAAAGCTCTAGTTGCGTACATTTTCTTGGTGAGAAAGTTCTTCAT
The window above is part of the Acinetobacter baumannii genome. Proteins encoded here:
- a CDS encoding serine hydrolase, translating into MKNFLTKKMYATRALFFAVGVTALNVSPIVISTTHAATEQKMDNLSTTLSLIFADKPIEASLFSPQFLGQVPITQIQKIVDDLKVSLGALKSINVSNGSGTINFEKGELPVSISLNEQGQISTLWFSAPHFKTISLDEMVKDLHENAIGKTSLLVIVDNKPVVVENDKTPMAVGSTFKLLVLKTYEDAIKKGELKRETIVSLKEKNRSLPTGVLQNLPAGTPVNLELLAQLMIQISDNTATDSLIEVLKKPRIEALSPRNSPLLTTRELFQLIDPSNEKLRNKFKTGTKSARLEALAELDKLPLPSVSSIGKSATWQDAEWYMSAHEICPLLESVQDAPALNSSLNPLFKNLNWQKIGFKGGSEYGVINFSVIGKTQKGHKVCAVFTANGNEPQPESKLAILFTGMLQAVDSINP